In the Commensalibacter nepenthis genome, ATGCAATGGTTAGAAGATCGTGCTTTTCAACGGTCTAGCCCAGACCATTTATGGCCAGAAGTCAAATCTGCTATTGTTTTAGGAGTTAATTATGGACCTGACCTTGATCCACTCGCCAATTTGAACCGTCCTCTAACGGGAAATATTTCCGTTTATGCACGCCACAGAGACTATCATGACATGATAAAAGGATGGTTAAAACATTTGGCACAATATCTTTTAAAAGAAGCCAAACCCTATTCAATACCAACAGATCAGGTTAAAGTCTTTGTCGATACCGCACCCATTATGGAAAAACCCCTTGCCCAACAAGCAGGGCTGGGTTGGCAAGGCAAACATACCAACTTAGTCTCGCGCCAATTTGGCAGTTGGCTTTTTTTAGGAGAAATTTTAACAACCTTAGAGCTCCCCTCATCTGAAATTCCCAAAAACCATTGTGGTAGTTGCAATCAATGTTTACAAGCATGTCCAACGCAAGCCTTTCCAGCCCCTTTTCAATTGGATGCTCAACGCTGTATCTCTTACCTTACCATCGAATATGGGAACAGCATTCCGATTGAATTTAGAAAAGCCATTGGCAATCGCATTTATGGATGTGATGATTGCTTAGCGGTATGCCCATGGAACCGTTTCGCGCAACATAGTCGCCATATAAAATTACAAGCACGCCAAGAGCTTAATAGCCCTTTATTACAGGAATTTATACAATTTTCAGAAGAGGAATTTCGACAATTTTTCTCTGGCTCACCTGTCAAACGGATTGGATATATACGTTTTATACGCAATGTTTTAATTGCAATCGGGAATTCACAACAACAGTCATTGCTATCTCATGCATTATTATGGAAAAATCATGAGAATGCTATTGTCCAAGAAACAGCCCAGTGGGCGATACAACAACTTCAATTATGAGCAATCCTTATTTACAAAAACGCAGCCTCAGGCTTTCTGGTCATAAAACCAGCGTAGCCTTAGAACAAGAATTCTGGCAAGCCTTAGAACAATATGCTCAAAAACAACAATGTTCTTTAGCAGCATTAATCATGTCTATTGACACAGACAGAGACCCCAATCGACCGCTTTCATCTGCATTACGATTGGCAGCATTGGATTTTGCATCAAAGTCAAAAAACGGATAAAAACATTGCCTTTTGCTGCAAAAATAGTAGACTTGTAGTCTATTTGTAATTTGTATTGTTGAGCATATGGCGTTTATTGGAAAAATTTTTGGTACCGTTGCTGGCTTTGCTGCTGGGGGACCTATGGGTGCTTTATTGGGCGCAGCATTAGGACATGCAGCGGACAAAAATACTTTGTTGGATCCCCCTCCTGGTGGGTGGACAGAACAATGGAAACGTAAAATCTCTCCAGATTTTATGGGGGCTGCCAGCTATATCGCTGTAAAAATGGCTGTCAATACAGGTAAAAAAGATCAAGTACTTGCACTCTGTATGATTATTCTATCCGCAAAAATCGCCAAATGTGATGGCGCCGTTAATCGTCAAGAAATCGATGCTTTTAAACGTTTTTTTGCAGTGCCTGCTCAACAGCAAGCAGCAATTGGAAAATTATTTGACCAAGCACGCCAACGCGTTGACGACTATCCAAAATTTGCAGAGGAGCTTTCTATTGCTTTTAAAGACGAAAAGAGCAAACTCGAAAATCTTTTAATCTTGCTCTTTGCCATTGCCAAAGCAGACTTAGATCCATCAGCGCCATTACATGACGAAGAAGAAAAATTCTTACGCCAAGTTCATAAAATCTTTGAACTGCCTCAATCTGCATGGGATTATGCATTAAATGGTGGAACTTTACGTAGTGTAACAGAAGAACAAAACCCTTACGAAGCCCTTGAAATCCACAGTAATGCCACAGATGAAGAAGTGCGTAATCAATGGCGCAAATTGGTCAGAGAACATCACCCAGATGTCATGGCATCCAAAGGTGCGTCAGAGGCAGAAATGGCAAAATCAGCCATTAAAATCGTTAAAATCAATGCTGCTTGGGATTATATCAAACGCAATCGCGGTCTATAGGCACCAAATAGTTCATTCATCATTTTTTACATAAACGATTCTTATGTGCAATTCTTGTTTTATATCAATATTTTACAATAAAAACTAAAATAATATTGTGATTATATTACAACATTTCATCAAGATACGATTATTTTTTATTCTATCCATAACCTTTTTTCTGTTGTTTAGAAATGAATCTGCTATGGTCGAAACGCATTCTGTGCAAAATAAATAACCATTATATTTTGAATCATCTTTGAAATATTATTTGGTACGTTTAATATAATCTATGAAATTAATTAAGGTCACTTGAGAGGCAAAATGGATTTGAATTACACGAATATTTCTCATTCTTTACAGTCTCTAACAAAGAAAAAACAAAAAATGCGTCGTCTCTCTTATATCACTTTGACTGTTGGTTTATCTCTTTTTGCCAGTGCTTGCACAGCACCTGTTCCCAAAGATCCAGAAGCCTTGGCTGAATATAAACGCAATAATGATAAATACGAACCCACAAACCGTGAAATGTATGATTTTACCATGACAGTGGATAAATATACGTTACGCCCTGTGTCAAAGGCATATGTATGGGCGGTTCCCAAAGTGGTTCGCAAATCTCTGAGCAATATGATTACAACAATGAATGAACCTGTTGTATTCTTTTCTGATGTAGGTGCTGGCAAACCAAGGCGCGCAGGCGATACCTTTGCCCGTTGGTGTATCAATATGGTTGCTGGTATTGGTGGTTTTATTGATGTTGCCTCGATGGTTGGGTATGAACATCACGATACCACCCCAGGCATGACCTTGGCTTCTTGGGGAATTAAATCAGGTCCTTATTTATTTGTACCCTTTATGGGACCATCGAGCTTTCGTGAAGCCGGTGGCTCTATCATCGCTGTTGGTTTGCAACCGCTTAACTATGTCCCCAGAGGATATGGGTTGATTACTTTTAACTGGGCCTATAATATCCTAGGTGTGATTAGTGCTAGAGCTGACTATATGGATGCGTTGGATCAGTTACAAAGAGATTCATTGGATCCTTATGCAACAGTTCGAAGTGCATACCAACAACAACAAAGCGCTGAAATCAAAGAGCTGATTAATGACCATAGAGCCACAACACCAGCTTGGTATATAAAATAAGTTAGGAATTATACAATGAAGAGTTACTCTTGTCGTTTTCTTTTTTCTGTAGCCGCAGTTTCAGGTATATTATTATCTAGTACTATAGTTCCTCATGCTCCCTTTGCTATTCCAGCTGCGCACGCGCAAAAAACTTATTCAAGTGCAGAATTACGTCAATGGCTTGAAGCCACAGGCAATAAAATGGTCTCTGTTGTAAACAGCAACAAATCAGCAAAAGAGAAAAAAGAACAATTTTTAACGATTTTAAATCAAGATGTTGATGTAGATACGATCGCTAAATTCTGCCTTGGTCGCTTTTGGCGTGTTGCAACACCAGAGCAACAAAAAGAGTATGTCCAATTATTCCATCAGGTTTTAATTAACTCTATTACTGACCGTTTGGGTGAATATAAAGGCGTTTCTTTTGACATTGGCAAGGTTTCCAACGTTGAAGGCGGTAGATTTTCTATAGAAACCATCCTTCATCGTCCAAAACAACCCAATGTTTCAATACAATGGATTATCAGCACAGAAAGCGGATCCCCTAGAGTGGTGGATATTATTGGTGAAAATGCGTCCTTATCCGTAACACAAAGAGGTGACTATACGTCCTTTATTGCTCGACATGGTAATAATGTGTCTGCATTGATTGATGCTTTAAAACGTCAAATCTCAAAACATCCATAATCATTCATTTCAAAGATAAATATATTTAGTGAAAAGCCAGGAAATCTTATTCTCCTGGCTTTTTTATTTCAATCTATACTAAACAAACGGGGGATCTAATATCATGACCGCTCCTCAATTTTCCAATGATTTCATTCTAGAGCTTGAACAGCTCTTTTCTTGGCGCAGAGATGTCAGGCATTTCCAGTCTAAACCGGTTGATAACCAAATTCTGGACCAACTTTTATCAGTTGCCTCGTTGGCTCCGTCTGTTGGTCTCAGCCAACCTTGGCGGTATATTAAGGTTGAAACCCCTGCACTTCGTGAAGCAATTTATACCCTCTTTCAGGAATGTAACCATCAAGCTGCACAAGAATATGCGTCTGAACAACAACAGCTTTACTCTAATTTAAAACTTTCTGGTCTGAACGATGCCCCTCATCATATCGCAGTCTTTTCAGAGGCAAACCCACAACAAGGCAAAGGATTAGGCAGGCAGACTATGCCAGAAACCACTGCTTACTCAACCGTGATGTCTATCTTCAGCTTTTGGTTGGCTGCCAGAGCCTATAATATTGGTGTGGGTTGGGTTTCAATTTTACCTCCTGAAAAAGTAAAATTAATTTTAACCGTTCCAAAAGATTGGAATTTTGTAGCCTATTTATGTGTTGGATATCCACAATTTCAAAACATAATCCCAGAACTAGAGGAAAAAGGCTGGGAAAAACGCAATCCAGAACGACAGCAATGGATCATTAAATAGAACCATCAAAACATCATATATAAATAATCTCTACTCGATCTGATAAAAATCTTTTGATTTTTATATTTGTGTGTTTTTCTATAGGTATATTATTTTGCTTACTATAATTTTATATGTAACAAGCGAAATTTAATGCTCCAATTTTATAAAAATACAGAAACAGGACGATTATGAGCAATTCTTCACTAAGGGTTTCTGACACACCTGAAGCCCATCAAAATTCATTCACATACTATCCCGTCGCATTAAGCGTCATGACAACTGTTTTCTTCATGTGGGGATTTCTGACATGTTTGAATGATATTCTTATTCCACATTTAAAGACCGTATTTGAATTAAACTATGCCCAAGCAATGTTGGTTCAATTTACATTCTTTGGTGCATATTTTCTAATGTCTATACCGGGGGGAAAAATTATCTCTTCATTAGGGTATAAAAAAGGCATTGTCGCAGGTCTGATTATTGCAGCCATTGGTGCATTTGGATTTTGGCCTGCGGCTATTTCTTCGAATTATTATATTTTCCTGATTGCTCTGTTTATTTTGGCGACTGGGATCACAATCTTACAGGTCGCAGCCAATCCATATGTGACTTTACTAGGATCTCAAAAAACCAGCTCTAGCCGATTAAATTTGGCACAAGCCTTCAACTCTTTAGGAACGACCGTAGCTCCCTATCTTGGCGGGGTTCTAATTCTTGTAGGTGCGTCTTATACATTGCCAAAGGACGTTGCAACAGCTCCAGAAACAGTGCAATTAATTTCTATACTTGAAAATAAATCACTCCCCGATATTCAATCAGCATTCAATCAAGCAAAACCAGAAAATATTGCTTATGCCCTTAAAAACATTCCACCTTTTATATTCAATAAACTTTCGAATGAAGTGTTATTAGAACAATCCAATCGCCTTCCCCCTGAAATATTAGGAACCGTTTTAAGCGATATCCCTACTGAGCAAAAACTCTTTATCCTTAGCAATATTTCTACAGAAAAGTTGGATCAATTGCCTGCTGATGCGCTTGTTCAGTCAATGGATAGTCTTGTTACGACTTCATTAGATACAAACCAAACAAGCATGCTTCAAAAGTTAAAAAATGAAATAACACCCGCCACGCATCAAAAGATGCAAGCATATCGGACTAATCAAGCCAAATCAGTGCAAAAACCCTATGCAATATTAGGGCTCATTCTTTTGTTACTGGCTGGTTTCGTTGCCATTTTTAAACTTCCTGAAAATAAAGATCAAGCAGAGGAAAATAAAGATACACCACATTCTTTGAAAGATGTATTTCAATATCCTCATGCAGTTTTGGGGGCATTAGGGATTTTCTTTTATGTTGGTGCTGAAGTATCGGTCGGCAGTTTTATGATTAGCTATTTAACATTACCCGATATTGGTCGCATGACAGAACAAGTTGCCTCTCAATATGTTGCTTTTTTCTGGGGAGGCGCTATGGTTGGGCGTGTAATAGGGTCAGCATTAATGGTGAAAATATCCCCACGAAAATTGCTATCTCTTTGTGCAATCGTTAATGTCTGTTTGCTGGTTATTACATTGACATCTTCTGGCAACCTTGCCGTTTACTCGATTATTTCCATTGGATTATTTAACTCTATTATGTTCCCCACTATCTTTTCTTTGGCAGTGACTGGAATGGGAATTTTAACTGAACAAACATCAAGCTTGGTAGTAATGGCAATCGTCGGAGGCGCTGTAATCCCATTTGCTCAAGGCTTTATTGCCGATAGCATCGGATTACATCACGCTTTCTTATTGCCACTCCTTTGTTATTTTTATATTCTATATTACGGTCTAAGGGGTGCCAATCTTTCTAAAACAGTTACAAAACAATAATAACTATATTACTGGACAATAATATGTTGTCCAGTAAGCATTAGTTGTAGGAATTGATCGCATTGTTTTACTGTCATTTCACAATGCCACAAAGATAAAAAAGCAGCCTTTTGATTTAAAAAATCATTAAGCTGCTTTATATAAGTTAGTAAATCATATTCATTAGAAAGATATCATTTTACCAGGTGTAATCATTCCTTGTAGTCCTAACAAAGATTTTGCTAGTGGGATCGCCACTGGTGATAATTGTCTACCTAACAAAATAGAACGATGCTCAATCGCTGCCAACATTGCAAAATCATCGTTATTTTTTAGAATGTCATCACGTATAGATTTACCGATGCGAACTGTCTGCGCAACACCATGGCCGCTCCATCCATTAACAGAATAAATAGGCACTTGCTTTTCAATTTTACGACAATCAGTCGCACCATTGAGAGTTAAGTCTGTGGTACCACTCCATGCAAAATCAAATTTTAAATCTTTTCTTTCTGGAAATACAGTTTCAAGACGAGACGTTAAATATGCAATGGTTTTTTCTTCGTTCCAACGAGTCCCTGTCCCTTGCCCACCGAACAAGATACGCTGTTTTTTAACAGGACGATAATAATCAATTTGAAATTGTGTATCATATACAGCCATATCGGTTGGCAATAATGTTTTTGTACCCCCTGCAACTGGATTTGTTACAGCCACATATGTATAAAATGGAATGGTCGCATCAGCCTCAGATAATAACTTAAATGTAGAATCATGCACAGCAAGCACAATGCCTTTTTTGGCTAAGACACTACCTGCTTCTGTTCTAACTCTGGTTCCATTGGGAGTTTCTTCAATTTCAAGGACTTCGCTATCCTCAAAAACCTGTCCACCATTTTGCACAAAGCCATAAATCATCCCACGAACGAGTGCCAACGAGTGAATTTGACCGCCCATACTGTCTAAGGCACCGCCAAAATAAATCTCAGAGTTAATATGCTCTTTAATTTCATATTCACCTAACATGCTAACGGAATCATCGCCAAGATATCTACGAGCATCTGCACCTTTTACCAATGCACCAATATGACCAGGATGAATTGCAGCGGTTAAATGTCCCTTGCGCATATCAACAGATAAATCATATTTACTGACGATCTCTCTGATTAAGTCAAAACATTCAATAGATGTAAAACGCCATAAACGACATGCTTCGTCATAATCAAAATGTTCAATCATAGTTTCGGCTTCCCAACGGGCTAGCCCTGGGGTTAATTGCCCCCCATTACGACCCGAAGCCGCAGAACCGATGCGATTTTTTTCTAACAAAATTGTATCAACACCAGATTCTGAGAGATGTAATGCTGATGAAGCACCAAGCAATCCCCCACCAATTACCACGATATCACAAGTTGTTTCTTCTTCCAGTTTGGGAAAACCAGCCCAACTAGATAAGGTTGCTTCGTAATAATTTGCTGGATGTTCTGGCTTTTGATCGCCATCCACCCAACTCCAATCTTCTTGTTTATCTGTGTTATTGGTTGGAGCAATCAATGCATCATCAATTAATACTGGTTTTTCAATCTTTTGTTTTACAGTCATTTAATATAACTCGATATATATATATATATATTAATGATAAGGATTCTAGACTTTTGATTCGTAATTTTCGTTATCTGGAACGAAAAGTGATTTGTTGATTTTCTTTAGATAAAAAAGATAAAGCAATCCTAAAAATGTCCATGATAAGCCAAATATAAAGGAATCTTCTTGTAAGTTCAACCACATATACGCAACTGTTACCAAACCCAAGACTGGGAAGATCAGATTTAATAAAATTTGCTTCATGGTTGCAATTTCTTTGTTTTTGTAAACAAACATGACTAAAATACAGACATTGACTGCACTAAATGCAATCATCGCGCCAAAATTCACAAAGGACACGGCTGTATCTAAGCTACAAAAAATAGCACCTAAAGATAAAAATCCAACTAACAACACACAGAAATAAGGGGAATGATACTTGGGATGAACATATCTAAACATCTGACCAGGGATAAATCTGGCAATGCCCATGATGTATAATAGTCTTGCGGCACTAGCATGCGATGCCAATGCAGAAGCCAACGTATTCACCAACATCGCAATCATAAAGAATTTTTGGAAAATGATTCCCCCGACATATAATGCAATTTCAGGAGAGGATGAATCTTTATAATTTTTTAATAATTCGTTTGTTGGGTAATATAATTGAATAAACCAAGCACTGATGAAAAAAATTATCCCACCAGATAATACGGTAATCATAATGGCTCTGGGTATGTTCTTTTTCGAATCTTTTGTTTCATTCGCCAAAGTCGATACCGCATCAAACCCTAGGAAAGAGAAACATAAAACAGCCGCACCACCCACAAGTGGTTCCAAGCTATTATCACCATTGAATAAGGGTTTCATGGTTAATACAGCAGTTACACCTTGTCCTAATTTTATATGAATGACCAAATATATAAAATAAATCGTTAAAATTAAGGGTACGCCCACAAATATAAAATTCATATTTGCCAATAAACTGACGTTACGTAAATTAATAAAGGTCACAATAGCAACGTAAACAGTTATTAAAATCCAATTGGGAATATCTGGAAATAATGCACTTAAATAAGCACCAGACAACAAGGCATTAATCATTGGTAATAACATATAATCTTGCAGAGTTGCCCATCCAACAATAAAACCATTCGCTTTACCACATATTTTACTTGTATATGTAAACGCAGAACCAGATTCAGGAAAGGTGGCTGCTAGTCGACTATAACTCATAGCGGTTAACATAATAGCCACTAACGTCAATAAATAAGCCAAAGGCACTCGACCATTTGTACGCTCAGACACGATACCAAACGTATCAAACACAGTCATTGGCGTCAAATAAGCTACACCAATGATAACGACTTGCCATAATGATAATAGCTTCTTACTCTTTTTTAACTGATCCATTAATTACATCTTTAACTTCTCGAAATATTACAAAAGCATTTTAAAATAAATTGCTATAACAGAACAAAGCAATTAAATTTAAAATAAACCTTATACTATGCAATTTATGTAATAAATAGCAAGAATAACATTGCTGTTTATAACAATATTTGATTGATATGCCCTGAAATTAAGTAAAAAAACGTTTTTATACTTTATAGAAATCTTTTGCTGTCAATATATGTTGATAAAAATCACAAGGATTCAATATGTTATTTGTATTATTATCTAAAAGCCTGACCGATAATTAATTTGAGTGATTTCAGTTATTTATGATTCTCTGTTGTTAGCACAACGACGGAGGCTCAAATGACGTGGACCAAAAACACTCGCAAGCAATATGAACGCAACTCAATGCGCTATGCAAGCGATAGTTCAGACAATGAATGGTCAATTATAGAACCGTTTCTTCAACGCTACAGTTCCGTTGGGCGTCCATGGACGCATAAGCCGCATGATATATGGGATGCTGTGCAGTACATCGTGTCAACAGGTTGTCAGTGGCGAGCACTTCTGAAATAATTTCCGCCTTACTCGACGGTACAACATCATTTCTACAATTGGCGCGACAACGGTCTTTTGGTCTTGATCGACGAGACTTTGGTGGAAGCAAAACGCATTCTTGAAGGGCATAGTCCTTTACTAACAGCGGATATTATCGACAGCCAGTCGGTGAAAACGACTGAAAGCGGCGGTTCGCGCAGTTATGATGCTGGAAAGAAAATCAAGGGGCGCAAGCGCCATATTCTGACCGATACAGCAGGCAACTTGCTGACAGCTATTGTGCATAATGCTGACATTCAGGACCGCGACGGTGCTACTCACGTCATCGAGCTAGCTAAAGGGAACTATCGCTCCATGATAAAGTTCTTTGCCGATGGAGGCTATGCAGGAGACAAACTCGCAACCGCTGTGGCGCATATTAAAGACTCCTCCATTGAGATAGTTTGTCGTTTGGACTGTATGAAAGGCTTCGTTGTTATCGCTAAAAGATGGGTGGTAGAGCATACTTTCTCATGGCTCAACCGCTGTCGGCTATTGGCAAAAGATTGGGCAGCCACTCTTGCTTTGTCCGAAACACGGACCTTCACCGCTTCAATCCGAAAAATGACACGAGCTATCCCGCAACGCTTACAAAAATAATTATAAGTCAGACTCTAACATTACTAGTGGTTGCTGAAAGTATGTTAATCAATTAAAAAAGGAGCAAAAATGCTCCTTTTTTACATTATTTTTTATAGTTTTTAATCGAAGTTTCGATGAGTTCACATGCCTTGGCTTTATTATCCCATCCTTGGATTTTAACCCATTTTCCTTTTTCAAGATCTTTATAGTGGGTAAAAAAATGTTCGATTTCTTGGCGGGTGATTTCTGGAATTTCTGAAACTTCGTTGATATTGGTATAAAAAGGGTGGATTTTATCATGTGGAACACAGATGATTTTTTCATCCATTCCCGATTCATCTTCCATTTTTAAGACACCAATCGGGCGTGCACGAATAACACATCCTGGAATAACAGGCTCTGGGCATAGCACCAACATATCAATCGGATCACCATCAGCAGCCAATGTATTGGGTACAAATCCATAAGCAGCTGGATAAACCATTGGGGTAAAGACAACGCGATCAACAAATACAGCACCGCTATCTTTATCAACTTCGTATTTTACTTTTGAACCTTTGGGGATTTCAATAACAACATTAATATCGTTTGGCACATCTTTGCCAGCAGCAATTTTAGATAAATCCATAATGTAATTCCAATCTATATGAAAAATACGGTAACTGTAGCGAATTGTAAGAACATTTTCAATATATATAAGCTGTTTGTCACCATGTGCTTTTATGATTTATAGATAGAGATACAAAAATTTGATTTTCGAAGAATTATTAAAGTAATATTATAAGGGAGATATTTAAAAGAGACTGCCAAAATGAATTAAGAGAATATTTATAAAATTAATTTTTTTGATAAAAAATTTATGCATAATATAAGGAATATTCATCAATGACAATAACGCATTTAAATTATAAACTCATTGTATTAGAAGCCATTAAAAGAAAAATTATTGTTATTAATCCGAATGATTATTCAACAAGAATACTTATTGGGGATAAATCTGGAACTCCAGATGGTCTTGTATTTAATCCAAATGATCAGCTACTTTATTGGACAAATATGGGTGCAGATTACGATATTTGGGATGGTTATATTCAACATTGTACTTTGGATGGCAAAGATAGAGGTATTACGGTTAAAATGGGAGAGACCCATACTCCTAAACAAATCCAATTAGATCATCGAACAAACTATTTATATTGGTGTGATCGTGAGGGTATGAAAATTGAACGCTGTCATATTGAAACGGGTAAGGTCGAATTTTTACTAGATACACATGAAATGTATTTGGATGAAAATAATAAAAACAGACATTGCGTTGGGATAGCATTGGATATTCAAAATAACCGCGTCTTTTGGACAATGAAAGGCCCACCCAAAGGCGGAACAGGTCGTTTGCTTTGCGCGCCTTTTGATTTTAAAGATAAGCAAGCTGTTATTGATCCTTTTCAGATTAATGTCGTTTACGATCATTTACCAGAACCGATTGATTTAGAAATAGATTATAAAAATGACTATCTTTATTGGTCAGACAGAGGCGCCGAACCTGATGGAAACTCTTTAAATAGATTACAACTATCAACCTTAAGTAAAAAGGAAGTCGTTATTCGTGGGTTTGATGAAACGATAGGGTTTACGGTCGATGCAGATAATCAACTGGCTTTTGTTTCTGATAAGACTGGGCATGTATATCAAGCTGACCTGCAAACCAAAGAGAAGAAGGTAATTTACAAATCAGAAAACGGTGGGTTTACGGGGTTGATTAAAGTTGGTTAGTTGTAGGAATTGACGTAAAATATTATGCTCGTCGACAGGTATAGTTTGAATAATAGGTTTCTAAAGCTGCTGTAGAATTTTTATTAATATCAGCAAATTCTTTATTTATTATAGAAGTTAAAAAATTAACTGATTTTGCTAATTTGTCAGATGTTCTAATTTTTCTTTGAAACTCTTTTAAGTTTTTTGCAAATTATCTAA is a window encoding:
- the ppa gene encoding inorganic diphosphatase, producing MDLSKIAAGKDVPNDINVVIEIPKGSKVKYEVDKDSGAVFVDRVVFTPMVYPAAYGFVPNTLAADGDPIDMLVLCPEPVIPGCVIRARPIGVLKMEDESGMDEKIICVPHDKIHPFYTNINEVSEIPEITRQEIEHFFTHYKDLEKGKWVKIQGWDNKAKACELIETSIKNYKK